A stretch of Parachlamydia sp. AcF125 DNA encodes these proteins:
- a CDS encoding ankyrin repeat domain-containing protein — MSIPHDFPAIQRFERLGDTDWETLKSAYTMTIRLEGECKLEAAQQMQKYIEDSDIVDYASYREAILRIFPATYFNLNAEPTGVLAKTPQGGYTFTATWYHFIVTQKTIQLPTGIPKSEKCIIAIKAPGSRKLTSDIDTSIYSEFKGEDSFFEHAAARVKNGGPDFEGRISNAVIEGFYEITEELFKRTSSSQRGSNAYTDTLANDQEAYPKFLHDEENNPSIQGERLFSEEEFTKIFKECKYTKHVQEMAASLFSLRYSLEEKEWQEFKEQAQKKLSKMLTSELSKDGLENHISLCQKDYDTIFQGVENLYHHHLAKLNAKIQELEQLDPLPVGEQDIPGAAFNRLYVEHLEKSTTCRNQILALKSKGEPLVKELKAVKQALDKELAVLNKYDHNIDDEDTQELIDKKKKKCALLEKKYKDLQNSLRENIQDIARWQTDYHLQQILANTFANQAYVCRSAVYHVVNEQSGEHQPISQQTLLGSALQQVGFKLLHTKELAKNYSSEEVAYYTAKYGQRIFNLVFSGHHAEFTDEIVKALAKGKKRRDLPKFTYLKSKQVRQNAYSTLKGKELTLLNHQAKIVHRIKSDSKTFDSEKPKKTLELIQQLYPFSNEEEKKRYFENEKKLYLSLSAKLIGLVCASRLDKKGYLWGQNPSIPLRHKFEEKKERESSIPLSTPTPMSQVAPKVPESVEEQVPLDRKGMAIDKNRQLSGNATSVVMGKGGTYISGATQEDSSLSIVAAGYPGEVVLKTTEIATQKIAGQLATGIYEKQPQVSNSLEPWPSDEPSCCEHSLTESFMVLYPHLSTKFEPTKPLAIVKDNQLVGANSQMHIHSSSVIHYHGTPTSRLSGIELQKRLKDLQQLKCPGCIKDLIAQGCKFLKETKEEISLHGVFYLATAYELYRTLNIQEYKFDRQALDEYLDSLEERLVNEENLLHYFAAQENLSIFIYLFAERQNTQSGLNVLAGKTAKETPLHMAIRTGSIPIVQFLFDQGADFKKLDSDQNNALHHACRSQKDCFNIVELLLQHDPTLRKAKNSAGQTPLHLAAFAGNAKSLEYLLDQIEEQLELDHQDKKGNTPLHLAILGWNESSTKAKDHYGKVVEALVKKGTSLNALNYEKKTALELAYKKGNEAIIDVLVQANLSPQFLASSLQSFYLSHETLSIFRIKAEQDWEFKVPLEEIYVRLGIIENAERKIRDQALGKHTHSDSLQDGRILTSETIFESKQDIELEKLFEHESLAEKETKRIYIQGAAGIGKSTLCHYIAYRWAKEELWQGTFSHLLWIPLRNLSLRKYPDSKEYTPADLITREYKGKIDRRVIEACIHDPAFREKTLLILDGYDELSSQAQGNTSLAKAFKELKELFPHILITSRPGSCSFERSCELELLGFDKEGISRYIDRFFKQAQAEEKKEKLYHLLNSSPQILSLAHIPINLSLLCCLFNEDSQVFDTDQSITMTAIYERMVNWMYKWFLLRRIGQSQSNQTQEHILAEKNLRQNPEVANIAAVFEEMADFAMKNNTLYLSKQEIDHFRGKAITSNELIDCGLMRIPDERGYFIHLTFQEFLTASKVANQYLTGENRQACQNFVRDYKPNPRYSLVLRMIAGYISLLTSGNRLYLVSNPLQSFFDDLFAEPQDLAIRSELNLIAECFEECQNPALVRQYKSFIEVVKDYIPHLSGLGLGSERLLRNKNLLNHPQIIGTIRGLLLGLKTKKNILRTLISLVGSGQRLAPGIVKSIIRILHSPDGDSVAQQYALSAVEKMAKQENQLSNEAIEILIQILQRGDSKAKSSATNALRAVAQGKDKLPKEVLNTLLQVFKEKNHAAGVFIVNGIGAVAQNRGELAKEALDALIQILQRGNSLERMGAVHTLKTLVQQEGEIAKEALDALIQALKEGDEGTKGYAANALQAITKQGGELSRKALDALIQILKKGDPLAKMNAMEALLQRGEKLSKEVGDAFNQILKEGNVEAKRFAVDTLKRIIGQGIKLPKEVVNIFIQILKENDFEAKKFAVAALRAVMPQEKKLPREVLNIFISLLKEGDPYTKGFAAYALGVLIPKESEPTKELVEVLIQLLKEKDSVTKRYAADLLGTVAENQGKLPKEAADALIPILKEGHPATKSCAIESLSIMAKLGNKLPKEALDALIQILEKGEHGDKMHAADALGAVGAQGDELAKEAVDALIQILEKGQNGDKRHAADALGAVGTQGDEVAKEAIDALTKLLEEEEYVTKRHIIHGLKVMVRLGGKLSKKEIGALIQILQENDPAAQERAADTLRVIVEQKDKLPKEAVDALIQFLKKATSTPKKPAAHALGNRPESGGKLPPMEVLPQYINRGGLDALHSVAAKNFAINALGAAAQNGCKLPKEAVDTLIHFLKEGDSNTKKCATNALKAVVQSKGEFTKEVIDAFSQILREGDLNAKKLAAHALGEVIQSGGKLPIESLVALIRIFKESDFDTQTHTANALATMIKLEKKFSKEGIDSLIQILQDGNSVARGNAAFVLRTIAIQECEIPNEALATLIRIFKEGDSDAKSLAISILEAIHKKTLLKMAIEAFPLITRVCFFTEDSFSIKEQKVQISDKREVYFLEDKHMLSYEEIRKKLPKELAVWRKRLDHLSSRESSQ, encoded by the coding sequence ATGTCTATTCCACACGATTTTCCAGCAATCCAACGGTTTGAAAGGTTAGGTGATACCGATTGGGAAACCCTTAAAAGTGCATACACCATGACTATACGTTTAGAGGGAGAGTGCAAGCTAGAGGCTGCCCAGCAGATGCAAAAATATATCGAGGATAGCGATATAGTAGACTATGCTAGCTACCGAGAAGCGATTTTAAGAATATTTCCTGCCACTTATTTTAACTTAAACGCCGAGCCTACTGGCGTTCTAGCAAAAACTCCGCAGGGCGGGTATACCTTTACGGCGACCTGGTATCATTTTATAGTCACACAGAAAACAATTCAGTTACCTACTGGGATACCAAAGTCCGAAAAGTGTATCATTGCGATTAAAGCTCCGGGAAGCCGCAAATTAACTTCCGATATCGATACGTCTATTTACAGTGAGTTTAAAGGGGAAGATTCTTTTTTTGAGCATGCAGCTGCGAGAGTTAAAAATGGAGGACCCGATTTTGAGGGGCGGATTAGCAACGCTGTGATTGAGGGCTTTTATGAAATTACGGAAGAACTATTTAAAAGGACCTCTTCTTCCCAGCGAGGCTCGAATGCCTATACCGATACGTTAGCAAACGATCAAGAAGCCTACCCGAAATTCTTGCACGACGAAGAAAACAACCCTTCCATTCAAGGAGAGAGGCTTTTTTCTGAGGAAGAATTTACCAAAATATTTAAAGAGTGTAAATATACAAAACATGTGCAAGAAATGGCTGCCAGCTTATTTTCTCTGCGCTATAGCTTGGAAGAAAAAGAGTGGCAGGAATTTAAAGAGCAAGCTCAGAAAAAACTAAGCAAAATGCTTACATCCGAATTGTCTAAAGATGGTTTAGAAAACCACATTTCACTTTGCCAGAAGGACTATGACACCATTTTTCAAGGAGTGGAAAACTTATATCACCACCATTTAGCAAAGCTAAATGCTAAAATTCAAGAGTTAGAGCAATTAGACCCCTTACCGGTAGGCGAACAAGATATTCCAGGTGCGGCTTTCAATAGACTTTATGTAGAGCATCTAGAAAAATCTACGACCTGCCGCAACCAGATCCTAGCTTTAAAAAGTAAGGGAGAACCTTTAGTAAAGGAATTAAAGGCAGTAAAGCAAGCATTAGATAAAGAATTAGCTGTCTTGAATAAATATGATCATAATATTGACGATGAAGATACTCAAGAACTCATCGACAAAAAGAAAAAGAAATGCGCTTTATTAGAAAAAAAATACAAGGATTTGCAAAATTCCCTGCGTGAAAACATTCAAGATATAGCGCGTTGGCAAACAGACTACCATCTTCAACAAATCTTAGCCAATACGTTTGCCAACCAAGCTTACGTGTGCCGCTCGGCTGTATATCATGTGGTGAATGAGCAAAGCGGTGAGCACCAGCCTATTTCACAACAAACACTGTTAGGCTCAGCCCTGCAGCAAGTGGGCTTTAAGCTTTTACATACTAAAGAATTAGCTAAAAACTATTCCTCCGAAGAGGTGGCTTACTATACCGCCAAGTATGGGCAGCGGATTTTTAACCTAGTTTTTAGTGGGCATCATGCCGAATTTACAGATGAGATTGTAAAAGCTTTAGCAAAAGGCAAAAAAAGGAGGGATCTACCGAAATTTACTTATCTTAAATCTAAGCAGGTAAGGCAAAACGCTTACAGCACTTTGAAAGGGAAAGAGTTGACTCTTTTAAACCACCAAGCAAAAATTGTCCATCGCATCAAATCAGACAGCAAGACTTTCGACTCCGAAAAGCCTAAAAAAACGCTTGAGCTCATCCAACAATTATATCCTTTCTCAAATGAAGAGGAAAAAAAGCGTTACTTTGAAAACGAAAAAAAACTTTATTTATCACTTAGTGCTAAATTAATCGGCCTAGTTTGCGCTTCTAGGTTAGACAAGAAAGGGTATCTATGGGGACAAAATCCAAGCATTCCTTTACGACATAAATTTGAAGAAAAGAAAGAGAGAGAATCTTCAATCCCTCTTTCTACTCCAACTCCAATGTCTCAGGTAGCACCCAAGGTTCCTGAATCTGTCGAGGAACAGGTTCCTCTAGATAGAAAAGGAATGGCCATAGATAAAAACCGTCAGCTAAGTGGGAATGCAACAAGCGTGGTGATGGGTAAAGGAGGAACATACATAAGTGGAGCGACCCAGGAAGATAGCTCTCTATCTATAGTTGCGGCAGGTTATCCCGGAGAAGTAGTGTTAAAAACGACAGAAATAGCAACTCAAAAAATAGCAGGGCAATTAGCAACTGGAATCTATGAAAAACAACCTCAAGTAAGTAACTCATTGGAACCATGGCCTTCTGATGAGCCTAGCTGCTGTGAACATAGCCTTACAGAGTCCTTTATGGTTCTTTATCCCCATTTATCAACCAAGTTTGAGCCCACCAAGCCCCTAGCTATTGTTAAAGATAATCAGTTAGTAGGGGCAAATTCTCAAATGCATATACACTCTAGCTCTGTCATTCACTACCATGGTACGCCCACTTCTAGGCTGTCAGGGATAGAACTTCAAAAAAGATTAAAGGATTTGCAGCAACTGAAATGCCCTGGTTGCATAAAAGATTTAATTGCGCAAGGGTGTAAATTTTTAAAAGAAACAAAAGAGGAAATTTCTTTGCATGGAGTCTTTTATCTAGCCACAGCTTATGAATTATATCGCACCCTTAACATACAAGAATATAAGTTTGATCGGCAAGCACTAGATGAATACCTGGACAGCTTGGAGGAAAGGTTAGTAAATGAAGAAAACCTACTGCACTATTTTGCCGCCCAGGAAAATCTCAGTATTTTTATCTATCTCTTTGCAGAAAGGCAAAATACGCAATCAGGCCTGAATGTGTTAGCTGGAAAAACAGCTAAAGAAACGCCTTTACATATGGCTATCAGGACAGGATCTATACCTATCGTGCAATTCCTGTTTGATCAAGGAGCGGATTTCAAAAAACTTGATAGTGATCAAAATAATGCTCTGCATCATGCTTGCCGGTCTCAAAAAGATTGTTTCAATATCGTTGAGCTTCTACTGCAACATGATCCAACCCTTAGGAAAGCTAAAAATAGCGCAGGCCAGACACCTTTACACTTGGCTGCATTTGCGGGAAATGCAAAGAGCTTGGAATACTTGCTAGATCAAATTGAAGAACAACTTGAGCTGGACCATCAAGACAAAAAGGGAAACACTCCCCTGCATTTAGCGATCCTGGGGTGGAACGAATCTTCTACTAAAGCCAAGGACCACTATGGCAAAGTCGTGGAAGCTTTGGTGAAAAAAGGAACCAGCCTAAATGCCTTAAACTATGAGAAAAAAACGGCCTTAGAGCTTGCTTATAAAAAGGGAAATGAAGCTATTATAGACGTTTTAGTTCAGGCAAACCTAAGTCCACAATTTCTAGCTAGCTCTCTTCAAAGCTTTTACCTTTCTCACGAAACCCTCTCAATTTTTAGAATCAAAGCAGAGCAAGATTGGGAATTTAAAGTCCCTTTAGAAGAAATTTACGTGCGTTTAGGGATCATCGAGAATGCAGAAAGAAAAATACGCGACCAAGCACTTGGTAAACATACACATTCCGATTCCCTACAAGATGGTCGCATCCTAACTTCCGAGACCATCTTCGAATCTAAGCAGGATATTGAACTTGAAAAGCTCTTCGAACACGAAAGCCTTGCAGAAAAAGAAACTAAAAGAATTTATATCCAAGGTGCAGCTGGTATTGGGAAAAGCACCTTATGCCATTATATCGCTTATCGCTGGGCAAAAGAGGAGCTTTGGCAAGGGACTTTTTCTCATCTCCTTTGGATTCCCCTAAGAAACTTGAGTTTAAGAAAATATCCGGATAGTAAAGAGTATACTCCAGCTGATCTGATTACTAGGGAATATAAAGGCAAAATTGATCGCCGAGTCATCGAAGCTTGCATACACGATCCTGCCTTTCGAGAAAAAACTCTGCTTATTTTAGACGGCTATGACGAACTCTCTTCACAGGCACAAGGAAACACTAGTCTTGCTAAAGCCTTTAAGGAGCTAAAAGAGTTATTTCCCCATATTCTGATCACCTCAAGGCCTGGAAGCTGCTCTTTTGAACGCTCTTGTGAGTTAGAGCTTTTAGGTTTTGATAAAGAAGGCATCAGCCGTTATATCGATAGATTTTTCAAACAAGCTCAAGCAGAAGAAAAAAAAGAAAAACTCTACCATCTATTAAACTCTTCTCCTCAGATTTTGAGCCTGGCTCATATTCCCATTAACTTATCCCTGCTTTGTTGCCTATTTAACGAAGACTCTCAGGTGTTTGATACCGATCAATCGATCACGATGACTGCCATTTATGAGCGCATGGTTAACTGGATGTATAAGTGGTTTCTTTTAAGAAGGATTGGCCAGAGCCAATCTAATCAAACCCAAGAACACATTTTGGCAGAAAAAAACCTGCGCCAAAACCCAGAAGTGGCCAATATTGCGGCCGTTTTTGAAGAGATGGCCGATTTTGCGATGAAAAATAATACCCTTTATCTAAGTAAGCAAGAAATCGATCACTTTAGAGGTAAGGCCATCACTTCTAATGAGCTTATAGATTGTGGACTGATGCGCATTCCTGATGAACGAGGGTATTTTATTCACTTAACCTTCCAAGAGTTTTTAACCGCTTCAAAAGTTGCCAATCAATATCTTACGGGAGAAAATAGGCAAGCATGTCAAAATTTTGTGAGAGACTATAAGCCTAATCCTCGCTATAGTCTAGTTTTACGCATGATTGCCGGTTATATTTCTCTTTTGACTTCAGGTAATCGACTTTATTTAGTTTCAAATCCCCTACAATCCTTCTTTGACGATCTTTTTGCTGAACCTCAAGACCTAGCTATCAGAAGTGAACTCAATTTGATTGCGGAGTGCTTTGAGGAGTGCCAAAATCCTGCTCTGGTGAGGCAGTATAAGAGCTTCATTGAAGTTGTAAAAGACTATATACCACACCTCTCTGGGTTAGGTTTAGGCTCTGAACGTTTGCTCAGGAATAAAAACCTTCTTAATCATCCCCAAATAATAGGGACTATCCGAGGATTACTACTTGGTCTTAAGACGAAGAAAAATATCCTAAGGACCTTAATAAGTCTCGTAGGATCTGGGCAACGGCTAGCTCCTGGAATAGTGAAATCTATTATTAGAATTCTCCACTCTCCGGATGGCGATTCTGTTGCCCAACAATATGCACTTAGTGCCGTAGAAAAGATGGCCAAGCAAGAAAATCAGCTTTCTAATGAGGCGATAGAGATTCTTATCCAAATTCTTCAAAGAGGCGATTCTAAGGCCAAAAGTTCTGCTACCAATGCTCTAAGAGCAGTGGCACAAGGCAAAGACAAGCTTCCTAAAGAAGTGTTAAATACCCTTCTTCAAGTTTTCAAAGAGAAGAATCATGCTGCAGGAGTATTTATTGTTAATGGCATAGGAGCTGTAGCACAAAACAGAGGGGAACTTGCAAAGGAAGCATTAGATGCCCTCATCCAAATTCTTCAAAGAGGCAATTCTCTTGAAAGAATGGGTGCTGTCCATACCCTAAAAACATTGGTACAACAAGAAGGCGAGATTGCTAAGGAAGCACTAGACGCTCTCATACAAGCACTTAAAGAAGGCGATGAAGGGACTAAAGGTTATGCTGCTAATGCCCTACAGGCCATAACAAAACAAGGTGGAGAGCTTTCGAGAAAAGCTCTTGATGCTCTCATCCAAATTCTTAAAAAGGGCGATCCTTTAGCTAAAATGAATGCTATGGAAGCCTTGTTACAACGAGGAGAGAAGCTTTCTAAGGAAGTGGGAGATGCTTTCAACCAAATTCTTAAGGAGGGCAATGTTGAGGCCAAAAGGTTTGCTGTTGATACTCTAAAAAGGATAATAGGACAAGGAATCAAACTTCCTAAGGAAGTGGTAAACATCTTTATCCAAATTCTTAAGGAGAACGATTTTGAGGCCAAAAAGTTTGCTGTGGCGGCCTTAAGAGCAGTGATGCCACAAGAGAAGAAGCTTCCTAGAGAAGTGCTAAATATTTTCATCTCACTGCTTAAGGAGGGAGATCCTTATACCAAGGGATTTGCTGCCTATGCTCTAGGAGTACTGATACCAAAAGAAAGCGAGCCTACTAAGGAATTAGTAGAGGTTCTCATCCAGCTTCTCAAGGAAAAGGATTCTGTTACAAAACGCTATGCTGCCGACCTCCTAGGAACAGTAGCAGAAAATCAAGGCAAGCTTCCCAAAGAAGCCGCAGATGCTCTCATCCCCATCCTTAAAGAAGGCCACCCTGCTACAAAAAGTTGCGCTATTGAGAGCTTATCAATAATGGCAAAGCTAGGAAACAAGCTTCCTAAAGAAGCCTTAGATGCTCTTATCCAAATTCTTGAGAAGGGCGAGCATGGTGACAAAATGCATGCTGCTGATGCCCTTGGAGCAGTGGGGGCTCAAGGAGATGAGCTTGCTAAAGAAGCCGTAGATGCTCTTATCCAAATTCTTGAGAAGGGCCAGAACGGTGACAAAAGGCATGCTGCTGATGCCCTTGGTGCAGTGGGGACACAAGGAGATGAGGTTGCTAAAGAAGCAATAGATGCTCTCACCAAACTTCTCGAAGAGGAGGAATATGTTACCAAAAGGCATATCATTCATGGTCTAAAAGTAATGGTAAGGCTAGGAGGCAAGCTTTCTAAGAAAGAGATAGGCGCGCTTATCCAAATTCTCCAAGAAAACGATCCTGCTGCCCAAGAGCGTGCTGCCGACACTCTAAGAGTAATAGTAGAGCAGAAAGATAAGCTTCCTAAAGAAGCAGTGGATGCTCTCATCCAATTCCTTAAGAAGGCCACCTCTACTCCCAAAAAGCCTGCCGCTCACGCACTAGGTAATAGGCCAGAAAGCGGAGGCAAGCTTCCACCAATGGAAGTTCTTCCCCAATACATCAATCGTGGTGGGCTTGATGCCCTACATTCAGTAGCAGCCAAAAATTTTGCTATTAATGCTTTAGGAGCGGCAGCACAAAATGGGTGCAAGCTTCCTAAAGAGGCCGTAGATACTCTTATCCACTTCTTGAAAGAAGGAGATTCTAACACCAAAAAATGTGCCACCAATGCTTTAAAAGCAGTAGTGCAAAGCAAAGGTGAGTTTACTAAGGAAGTAATAGATGCTTTTAGCCAAATTCTCAGGGAAGGCGACCTTAATGCAAAAAAACTTGCTGCACATGCCTTAGGAGAAGTGATACAAAGCGGGGGAAAGCTTCCTATAGAATCGTTAGTTGCTCTTATTCGCATTTTTAAAGAAAGCGATTTTGATACTCAAACGCATACTGCCAATGCTTTAGCAACAATGATAAAACTAGAAAAAAAGTTTTCTAAGGAAGGGATAGATTCTCTTATCCAAATTCTCCAGGATGGCAATTCTGTTGCCAGAGGAAATGCGGCCTTTGTGCTAAGAACAATAGCGATACAAGAGTGTGAGATTCCAAACGAAGCGCTAGCTACTCTCATACGAATTTTCAAGGAAGGTGATTCTGATGCTAAAAGCTTGGCTATCTCTATTCTAGAGGCTATCCATAAAAAAACTTTATTAAAAATGGCCATAGAGGCGTTTCCTTTGATCACTAGGGTTTGTTTCTTTACGGAGGATAGCTTTTCAATTAAAGAGCAAAAGGTTCAAATTTCTGACAAAAGGGAAGTTTATTTCTTGGAAGATAAGCACATGCTTAGCTATGAGGAAATAAGAAAAAAGCTACCTAAGGAGCTCGCTGTATGGCGCAAACGGCTAGATCACCTTAGCTCTAGGGAAAGTTCTCAATGA